One segment of Campylobacter hominis ATCC BAA-381 DNA contains the following:
- a CDS encoding M23 family metallopeptidase, giving the protein MNFQAKILIFSIIALISVLIFAVFKLYTQNDDLKILARSLYEQNSALIAQNANLLTNNKNISKELENTNDKFASLQVSASLNQAKNELKVEKKTEKIKVDSNIQKDFLRFIPNGMPLDFKGVTSEFGNRLHPVFGSYKEHLGIDLRAKLGTPVFATADGFVEYSDDSGTGYGFLVIITHNFGFKTKYAHLYNQPIVALGQFVRKGDLIAYSGNTGLSTGPHLHYEVLFLERNLNPYNFLIWNTKNFSNIFQNERRIPWQSIAAALSAK; this is encoded by the coding sequence ATGAATTTTCAAGCTAAAATTTTAATTTTTTCCATTATTGCGCTGATTTCGGTTTTGATATTTGCGGTTTTTAAATTATACACTCAAAATGACGATTTAAAAATTCTCGCACGCAGTCTTTACGAACAGAATTCCGCACTAATCGCACAAAATGCAAATCTTCTTACAAATAATAAAAATATCTCGAAAGAGCTGGAAAATACAAATGATAAATTTGCAAGCCTGCAAGTAAGCGCAAGTTTGAATCAAGCCAAAAATGAGTTGAAGGTAGAAAAAAAAACCGAAAAAATAAAAGTCGACAGCAACATCCAAAAAGATTTTTTGCGCTTCATTCCAAACGGCATGCCGCTTGATTTTAAAGGAGTTACAAGCGAATTTGGAAATAGATTACATCCTGTTTTTGGCAGTTATAAAGAGCATTTGGGAATCGATTTGCGCGCAAAACTTGGCACGCCTGTATTCGCCACAGCGGACGGATTTGTGGAATACAGCGACGATTCCGGTACAGGATACGGCTTTTTGGTAATTATCACACATAATTTTGGATTTAAAACAAAATATGCTCATCTTTATAATCAGCCTATAGTCGCACTTGGACAATTTGTGCGAAAAGGCGATTTAATCGCATATAGCGGTAATACAGGGCTTAGCACGGGACCGCATTTGCATTATGAAGTGCTGTTTTTGGAACGCAATTTAAATCCTTACAACTTTTTAATTTGGAACACCAAAAATTTTTCGAATATTTTTCAAAACGAAAGGAGAATTCCGTGGCAGAGCATTGCTGCCGCACTTTCTGCAAAATGA
- the lptE gene encoding LPS assembly lipoprotein LptE produces MRKILALFILFFVLGCGYRPISKITHNVLPQNIYVDVLMSKTDPQNTVAIKDAVKKGIVERLGREFSDKKAADSYIIVNIKSLRFTELTYDQFGYVTSYRANLRLNFKTKLSDGEIFSTDTVGDYDFRVSKLVKNARDANSVISDKDRYNAIENASKQAFDEFISALAVRGLKN; encoded by the coding sequence ATGAGAAAAATATTAGCTTTATTTATCCTATTTTTCGTGCTTGGCTGCGGATACAGACCCATTTCAAAAATCACGCACAATGTTTTGCCGCAAAATATTTATGTGGACGTATTGATGAGTAAAACCGATCCGCAAAATACGGTTGCTATAAAAGACGCTGTAAAAAAAGGCATTGTCGAACGTCTTGGACGCGAATTTAGCGATAAAAAAGCGGCTGATAGTTATATTATTGTCAATATAAAATCTTTAAGATTTACAGAATTAACTTACGATCAATTCGGTTACGTAACAAGCTACCGCGCGAATTTAAGATTAAATTTCAAAACAAAACTGTCTGACGGTGAAATTTTCAGCACCGATACTGTTGGAGATTATGACTTTAGAGTAAGCAAACTTGTCAAAAATGCCCGAGACGCAAACAGTGTAATAAGTGACAAGGATAGATATAACGCTATTGAAAATGCCTCTAAACAAGCATTTGATGAGTTTATCTCAGCGCTTGCCGTTAGAGGGCTTAAAAATTGA
- a CDS encoding bifunctional folylpolyglutamate synthase/dihydrofolate synthase: MDFLSYINSKPMFYKKIDFERFPRIFNFLKNKIPPLKNVTQIIGTNGKGSTGRFLAQMLMQKGADVGHYTSPHIFSFNERFWLNGEDVSDEKLQQSHEILQEILGEEISNSLSYFEYATLLMWILFLKCDYCVIEAGMGGEFDATSEFHKKLNLFTPVGLDHMAILGDSIEKISHTKFIKMAQNAILNDEMNEISVKIAKEIAENKNAKLKFPAEILTGNEKAEISKYIKKQNLAKFQISNLSLAFAGAKFWGVEPNLKTIGSLKIHGRMEQIAPNIFIDVGHNELAAKQIADHFAGQKITLIYNAFLDKDAASIFKILKPIIKKVEIFEYKSENRELIGKKIEDILHAQNINFNKFKKLENNEIYLVFGSFMLVENFLKFYGFKDEFSS; the protein is encoded by the coding sequence ATTGACTTTTTAAGTTACATAAACTCAAAGCCGATGTTTTACAAAAAGATTGACTTTGAGCGCTTTCCACGTATTTTTAATTTTTTAAAAAATAAAATCCCGCCTCTTAAAAATGTAACGCAAATCATAGGCACAAACGGCAAAGGAAGCACCGGAAGATTTCTAGCTCAAATGCTTATGCAAAAAGGCGCCGACGTCGGACATTACACAAGCCCTCATATTTTCAGTTTCAATGAACGTTTCTGGCTAAACGGCGAAGATGTAAGCGATGAAAAACTGCAACAATCGCACGAAATTTTGCAAGAAATTTTAGGCGAAGAAATTTCAAATTCTCTTTCATATTTTGAATATGCCACGCTTTTAATGTGGATTTTGTTTTTAAAGTGCGATTATTGCGTAATTGAAGCAGGAATGGGCGGAGAGTTTGACGCTACCAGCGAATTTCATAAAAAACTAAATCTTTTTACGCCGGTAGGACTTGATCATATGGCGATTTTAGGCGACAGTATCGAAAAAATCTCGCATACTAAATTTATAAAAATGGCACAAAATGCGATTTTAAACGATGAAATGAATGAAATTTCAGTAAAAATCGCAAAAGAGATTGCCGAAAACAAGAATGCAAAGTTAAAATTTCCGGCTGAAATTTTAACCGGCAATGAAAAGGCTGAAATTTCAAAATATATCAAAAAACAAAATCTTGCAAAATTTCAAATTTCAAATCTATCTCTTGCATTTGCGGGTGCGAAATTTTGGGGCGTAGAACCCAATCTTAAAACTATCGGAAGTTTAAAAATACACGGCAGAATGGAACAGATAGCGCCAAATATCTTTATAGATGTCGGACACAACGAACTTGCCGCAAAACAGATCGCAGACCATTTTGCAGGACAAAAAATAACGCTTATTTATAATGCTTTTTTGGACAAAGACGCGGCTTCCATCTTTAAAATTTTAAAGCCTATAATTAAAAAAGTTGAAATTTTTGAATACAAAAGCGAAAATAGAGAGCTGATAGGCAAAAAAATTGAAGATATTTTACATGCACAAAACATAAATTTCAATAAGTTTAAAAAGCTTGAAAACAACGAAATTTACTTGGTTTTCGGTTCATTTATGCTGGTAGAAAATTTCTTAAAATTTTATGGTTTTAAAGATGAATTTTCAAGCTAA